GGCTTCACGATAACTAGGGGCAACCCGCTCAGCGCAGTTGCTACGTCGCGTTACGATTCGCGACTGCAGCGCGGTTCGTGGGATGTCCGCGCGGTCACGGCCACCGAAGTGCGTGCGGCGGGAACGCCGTCGCACCCCGAGTTTCGGTATCGCGCCACCATCGATGCCTATTCCGGCGGTGAACCCTTCGCGCACCGCGAGATCGAAGGGCGCATTCCTCGCCGATGGATTTGAGAGCTCTTCTACTGTAATAAGCGATGGGTGATCGCGCGTACGCGCTGCCAAGCTCCCCGAGCGAACTCCGACTGATCGCCGGCGTACACGCGTCTTCCATCGACGAACGCCGCTTGAATCCATCGATCTTCGGATCGATACACTAACGCATTGGTCGCCGGCGACCACGGATCGATGCGCGTCGCGTCGAGCACGATATAGTCTGCCCGGTTACCCGCCGTTAAGTCGCCGCTCGCGACTCGTAATACGTTAGCACCTTCGCGCGTAGCCATTGCGAACGACGCGGATGCACCGAGCGCGCTCCCATCGGTGTACAAAATCTTCTGCAGCAGCGACGCAGAACGCATCTCGTCGATCAGCGATGGTTTGACATCGGCATCCGTGCCGAGCGCGATCGGAACGCCACGCGCGCGCAATCCAACGACGTCACAGATTCCGTCGCCGAGATATTGGTTCGTCATCGGGTTGTGCACGACGCGCGCTCGTCGCCGTGCGAGCAGATCCTTTTCTTCATCGCTGATGTAAATTGCATGCACCGCAACCGTTCTTTCGTCGAGGGCGCCGAGCCGATCGAGGAGCATCACCGGCGTCGCACCGTGTTCGGCGATCGTGCGCTCGCCCTCATATGATGCTTCGGCAACGTGCACGTGAAGCATACAATCGCGCTCCCGCGCGAACGTGGCTGCCGCGCGAATCATCGCCGGCGATGCCGCGTGCAGCGAGTGCGGCGCGACGCACACGTTCGCATCCGGAAAATGGGCAGCCAGTTCGGCCGTGCGCGCCGCCGCGTCGTCGATCGATTCGCGAAACTGGGGTGGCGCCGACGGAGCGTCCATCCACGTGCGGGCGAAAACGAGCCGGATTCCGGCGTCAGCGGCGGCGCGGATCGCCGCTTCGGCACGCTCGTTCCCCTCACCGTTGAGGTAAAAGAATTCGGCAACCGTCGTTATTCCGGCGGACAACATCTCCGAAAACGCGGCCACGAACGTCCAATAGACGTCGTCGGGCGTCAGCTGTGGAACGACGCGATACAGCGCCTCGCTCCGCCAGCGTTCGAAGGTCCAATCATCGGCCCAACCGCGCAAGAGAATCTGGTACGCATGGCTGTGTCCGTTGACGAATCCGGGAACGACCAAACGATCGGCCGGAAACGATCGAGTCGGAAGGTCGCCGGCGGTATCGCGGAGGTCGCGAAAGTTTCCGGCGTCGACGATCGCGCCGTCGCGCACCGCAAAGCCGTAATCGTCGCGCGTTTCGCCGCCGACCAGCGCCCGGGCGCACTGCACCAACTCGCTTACGCTCACGGGCCGCTCACGATCGCACCGTTCTTGACGACGCAGGCTGCGAGATTTCCACCGAACTGCCAGCCGAACTCATCGGGCGATCCGATCTGCAACGCAACGAGATCGGCTACGCTTCCGGGACGAATCGTTCCGGCATCTTCGCGCAACGAGGTGGCCGCTGCACGTGTGACGCCGTACAGCGCTTCAGCTGCCGACAGTCCGAAGAGCTTACGGCCAAAATATGCGACCGTTTGAATGTTGAAGCACGGCGACGTCCCGGGATTATAGTCGCTCGCCAGCGCGACGCTGCCGCCCCCATCTAACAACGCACGCACCGGCGCGCGCCGCGGAAGATCGAGGTACGCAATCGTCGCCGGACAGGCGACGGTGACGATGCCGCGGCCGGCGATCGACGCGACGTCACCGTCGGTGATGAAGTTGCAATGGTCGACGGCATCGACCCCGCACTCTACGGCCATCGCCGCGGCGCCGCCGTAGGACATTTCGTCGCAGTGAACCCGCAGGCGCAAACCGTTTTCGCGCGCGGCCTGCAAATATCGACGCGTCTGCTCTGGCGAAAAGAAACCGGGCTCGCAGAACGCATCCGCATATTTAGCACCGTGCCCGGCCGCGACCGGGAGTAACTGATCGATCAGATAGTCGATGAACGCATCGTTCCCTTCGCGTTCGAACTCCGGCGGGAGCGCGTGGGCGCCAAGCACGGTCGACACCAACGACGGGACGCCGACATCGGCGCGATGCTGGTCGATCAAGTCGAGCAGCGCCGCTTCGCCTGGTTTGTGCAACGCGTAGCCGCTCTTTACTTCGAGCGTCGTCGTTCCGTGCAGCAACATGGTGTGCAAGCGTGGGCCGAGCAACTCGCGATAGAAGCGCTGCGGATCGAGCAACGCCTCGCGCGTGCGCTCGACCGTGTACGCCATTCCAAGCGGTGCCGGCAATCCGGATACTCGCGCGGCAAAGTCAGGTTCGCGGTCGCCGCTAAAAAATGGATGGGCGTGCGCGTCGACCATGCCCGGCACCACCACGCTCCGGCCCAAATCGAGTACATCGACCGAGCGCCGGTCGCGCGTAATCTC
The nucleotide sequence above comes from Candidatus Tumulicola sp.. Encoded proteins:
- a CDS encoding amidohydrolase family protein, with amino-acid sequence MAALIVRARTIVTCDTDAPQSRIDFDGLGTIDDGAIAIENGRVVAVGPAVEITRDRRSVDVLDLGRSVVVPGMVDAHAHPFFSGDREPDFAARVSGLPAPLGMAYTVERTREALLDPQRFYRELLGPRLHTMLLHGTTTLEVKSGYALHKPGEAALLDLIDQHRADVGVPSLVSTVLGAHALPPEFEREGNDAFIDYLIDQLLPVAAGHGAKYADAFCEPGFFSPEQTRRYLQAARENGLRLRVHCDEMSYGGAAAMAVECGVDAVDHCNFITDGDVASIAGRGIVTVACPATIAYLDLPRRAPVRALLDGGGSVALASDYNPGTSPCFNIQTVAYFGRKLFGLSAAEALYGVTRAAATSLREDAGTIRPGSVADLVALQIGSPDEFGWQFGGNLAACVVKNGAIVSGP
- a CDS encoding amidohydrolase family protein, with the translated sequence MSVSELVQCARALVGGETRDDYGFAVRDGAIVDAGNFRDLRDTAGDLPTRSFPADRLVVPGFVNGHSHAYQILLRGWADDWTFERWRSEALYRVVPQLTPDDVYWTFVAAFSEMLSAGITTVAEFFYLNGEGNERAEAAIRAAADAGIRLVFARTWMDAPSAPPQFRESIDDAAARTAELAAHFPDANVCVAPHSLHAASPAMIRAAATFARERDCMLHVHVAEASYEGERTIAEHGATPVMLLDRLGALDERTVAVHAIYISDEEKDLLARRRARVVHNPMTNQYLGDGICDVVGLRARGVPIALGTDADVKPSLIDEMRSASLLQKILYTDGSALGASASFAMATREGANVLRVASGDLTAGNRADYIVLDATRIDPWSPATNALVYRSEDRWIQAAFVDGRRVYAGDQSEFARGAWQRVRAITHRLLQ